The nucleotide window CTCGGGCGGCAGGTACAGCAGCGTCAGGTGGTACCCGCTCTCGAAATGGCTCCCCGCCTCCTCGAAGGCGGCGCGCCGCTCCTCGTCCACCAGCCAGGACAGCGGCTCCGGGAAACGGGACCGTGGGTAGCCCGCCGCCTCGTGCCGCTCAGCCTCGACGAACAGCGCCCAGCCCGAACCCAGGCGCTTGAGCGCGTTGTTCAGCCGCGCCGAGGTCGCAATGAGCTCACCCGGTGTCGCACTGTCCAGGTCCGGCCCCCGGAAACGCGCCGTGCGCTGGAAGGAGCCATCCTTGTTGAGCACAACCCCAGGCGCGACCAGGCCGGCCCAGGGCAGCCAGTCGGCCAGCAGCGCGGGGCGCCTGCGGTATTCAGCGAGGTTCAGCATCGCCTGCCCTCCCCGCCCTACACGTCCAGCAGCGGCCGCTGCTTGATGTGGCGCGCAAACACCGGCATGAACTGCGGGTCCACGCGCGCGCCCCAGACCGCCAGCGTGTGCCCCGCGATCCAGAGCACCAGGCCCGGCACCCACAACTGCAGGCCCAGACCGACGGCAGCGGCCAATGTGCCATTGGCGATGGCCACGGTGCGTGGCGCGCCGCCCAGCAGGATGGGCTCGGTCAGCGACCGGTGCAGCGGCACCTCGAAACCCGGCGGCAGGCTGTGGGGCAGGTTCATGCCAGCACCGCCCCGCCCGAGAACGAGAAGAAGGACAGGAAGAAGCTCGACGCCGCGAACGCAATCGACAGCCCGAACACGATCTGGATCAACCGCCGGAAGCCTCCCGAGGTATCACCGAAGGCCAGCGTGAGCCCGGTGGCAATGATGATGATCACCGCGATGATGCGCGCCACCGGCCCCTGGATGGATTCCAGGATGGACTGCAGCGGTGCCTCCCAGGGCATGCTGGAGCCGGCGGCCTGCGCCGGAACCGTGAGGGCCAGCAGCAGGGCGGCCAGGGCCGCCGCCCGCAGGCACGGATGTACAGAAAGACGTGGATGCGTCATGAAGATTCTCCCTTGGTGGATGAAGTTGAAGATGGCGAATGCGATGCCACGACCTGCTGAATTGGCGGAAACGGCGGCCCGAGCGAGCCATCGAGCTGGTAGCCATCGCGGTCATGGCCAATGACGCGCACGATCTCGCGCACCCGGCGCGCATGGCCGCGCCCTGCAATAAAGACGATGACGTTGACGGCTTCCGCGATCAAGGCGCGCGGCACGGCCAAGCTGACCTCCTGCACCAGTTGCTCCAGCCGCGTGAGCGCGCCCGCCGCCGATCCCGCATGCACCGTGGCGATGCCGCCCGGGTGTCCCGTACCCCAGGCCTTGAGCAGGTCCAGCGCCTCGGCGCCGCGCACCTCGCCAACCACGATGCGGTCGGGCCGCAGGCGCAGGGTGGCGCGTACCAGGTCGGCCATGGTGGTGACGCCCGGCTCGGAGCGCATGCCCACGTGGTCGTCGCTGCGGCACTGCAATTCCACCGTGTCTTCCAGGATCAGCACCCGATCGCCGGTGTCGGCGATCTCGTCGAGCAGCGCATTGGCGAGCGTCGTCTTGCCCGTGCTGGTGCCGCCTGCCACCACGACGTTCAAGCGCTCGCGCACTGCGCAGCGAAGGAAGGCCGCTTGCTCCTCGGTCAGGATGCCGTCGTCCACATACTGTGCGAGCGTCATGATGCGCAGCGCCCGCTTGCGGATCGCGAACGAGGGCGAGCGCACCACGGGCGGCAGCACGCCCAGGAAGCGTTCGCCCGTCTCGGGCAACTCTGCCGAGAGGATGGGCAGACCCGCATGTACCTCGGCGCGCACATGGGCCGCCACCAGCCGGATGATGCGTTCAGCCACCGCCGGCGGCAGCGCGGCGCCGGTGGGTTCCCGGCCCGTGCCCAGCCGGTCCACCCAGAGCGACCCGTCCGGGTTCAGCAACACTTCGACCACCTCTGGGTCTTCCAGCGCCGCCGCTATCTCCGGTCCCATGGCGGTGCGCAGCATGCGGATGCGGCGCTGCGCGGGTTCGGCGGGTAATAGGCTGGTGCCGGTCATGTGCCGCCCTCCCCGCCATCAGGCGCAACCGAAGCTACCGGAACGTCCCCATCCAGGGGACCGATCTCCTCATGGATCTCGCGCACCAAGCTGCGCCCGCGCTGGATGTGGCGGGCCAGCTGCTCGATGAACTGCGCATAGCGGGCGCGCCCCTGGGCGCGCAGGGCTTCCTGCTGCTGCTCGGGTACCGGCAGGGCCACGGTCAGGTAGTGGCGCAGGTACAGCGCCACGGTCTCGATCAGGATGGCCTGGTCGCGCTCCAGGCGCTCGAACTGGCGCGAGAGCCGGTCCAGGCGCTTGGCCGTCGCGGCCTCGCGCTGGTCCGTCGCGTCCGGCGACAGGAAGGACGCGAGCGCCGCTGCAATCACAGAGGACTTGGAGACACCCCGGTGGGCCGAGAGGTCCTCCAGGCGCCGAGCGTGCTCGGGCTCGACGAAGATGTTCAGGCGGGCGCGGGTCACAGGACAATCCCGTCGTCAGGATCCAGGGCCGCCAGGCGCGCGTTACGCACCAGTTGGCGATCCAAGTCACGCGGCAGCAAGGGCGCGCCATCGTCATCGCGCTCATCCTCCAGCAGGATCAGGTCCTGCGCCCCGTCATCGCGCGAAGGCACGAACGCAGCCTCCAGATCCGGCTTGAGCTGGTGTCCACCCTCATCGGCCGCACCGCCCACGCCGCCAGCCATGGCAACCGAGGCGGCGGCCAACACCGGCAGCATGCTCCAGTCATCCGACCGCCCTGCTGGGCGATCGGCATAGCCGCCGCCCACCAGCACCGGCGCAGGCAGCACCCGTACCAGGAAGTTCCGATCCTGGTAGTAGCGCAGCTTGCGCGCCCGGATCGGCGCATGGCCCGAGACCATGACCACGGCATCGTCGGGCGGCAGCTGCATCACCTCGCCAGGCGTGAGCAACGGGCGGGCCGTCTCCTGCCGCGAGACCATCAGGTGGCCCAGCCAGGGTGCCAGCCGGTGGCCGGCGTAGTTGCGCTGGGCGCGCAGTTCGGTAGCCGTTCCCAACGCGTCGGAGATGCGCTTGGCCGTGCGCTCGTCGTTGGTGGCGAAGGCGATGCGCACGTGGCAGTTGTCCAGGATCGCGTGGTTCGGACCGTAGGCCTTGTCGATCTGGTTGAGCGACTGCGCGATCAGGAAGGCCCGCAGCCCGTAGCCCGCCATGAATGCCAGCGCCGACTCGAAGAAGTCGAGGCGCCCCAGTGCGGGGAACTCGTCGAGCATCAGCAGCAGCTTGTGCCGGCGCTCGATGCCGTCCGAGCCGTCGAGCGACTCGGTCAGGCGCCGCCCGATCTGGTTGAGGATCAGGCGGATCAACGGCTTGGTGCGGCTGATGTCCGAGGGCGGCACCACCAGATACAAAGACACCGGATGCGCCGAAGCAATCAGGTCGGCGATGCGCCAGTCGCAGCGCGAGGTGACCTCGGCTACCGTGGGGTCACGGTACAGGCCCAGAAAGCTCATGGCCGTGGACAGCACGCCCGAGCGTTCGTTCTCGCTCTTGTTGAGCACCTCCCGGGCCGCAGACGCCACGACCGGGTGCGGCGCGCTACCCTGCTCCACCGCCAGGTGCGGCGTGCTCATCATGCGGTGCAGCGTCACCTCGAAGGGACAGGCTGGGTCGGAGAGGAAGTTGGCGACCCCGCGCAACGTCTTGTCTTCGCCGGCATAGAGCACATGGAGGATGGCCCCCACCAGCAGCGCATGGCTGGTCTTCTCCCAGTGGTTGCGCCGCTCCAGTGCACCCTCGGGGTCCACCAGGATGTCGGCGATGTTCTGCACGTCGCGCACCTCGTGCACGCCGCGCCGCACTTCCAGCAAGGGGTTGTAGGCGGCCGAGCGCGCGTCCGTCGGGTTGAACAGCAGGCAGTGCGAGAAGCGCGCACGCCAGCCCGCCGTGAGATGCCAGTTCTCTCCCTTGATGTCGTGAACCACGGCGGAGCCGGGCCAGGACAGCAGCGTGGGCACCACCAGGCCCACACCCTTGCCGGAGCGCGTGGGGGCGAAGGCCATCACATGTTCCGGTCCTTCGTGGCGCAGGTAAGAGCTGTCCCGGCCAGGTGCCCGGCCGAGGAACACGCCGGCCGGACCGGTCAGCCCGGCCTTGTCAATGTCCTCGTGTTCGGCCCAACGGGCGGAACCATACGTGGTGACCCGCCGCGCCAGGCGCGAGCGCCACACCGCCATGCCGATGGCCACACCGGTGGCAAGCAGGCCACTGGAAGCCGCGATGGCGCCGCCGCGCGAGAAAACCTCGGGCGCATAGGCGTCGTACCAGTACCACCATTCGAACAACTTCCAGGGCTCGTAGACCGGAAGCCCCGAGAGATCGAACCAGGCGGCGCCCAGGCGCGGCTGGTAGCCCAGCGCATGCGCCGTCCATTGCGTGGCCACCCACACGCCACACACAGTGACGCCCATGACGGCCGTGATCTGGCCAAACAGGATACCGGTGTGGGCGGAGGATGCCCGCTCCTTGCCCCCCTCTGATCGAGATGCCATGCCCGCTTGTTCCTTCGGCGCCAACCTGCGCCATGCGCATGCGCACCCCGTGGCACGCATGGCGAGAGTCTGGAACCGATGCGCCGCGCGACCCACCCATCCGGGCGTAGCGCAGCGCAGGCTGGCGGGCACGTCTCAGGACAACGCCGTTGGTTGGCTGGATTCAGTGGCCCAGGAACACGCTCCCGGCCTCCCTGGGCGGGAAGCATGCACCCCCTGCGACCTCATGTCCAAGGCCGATGGCGCAGGCCCTGGATGCAGCAGAGCTCTGCTGCGTAACAGTCACGTCAAAGTGCTGACATGGGTAAGGAAACGTTGCACTGACTCGGACAGTCCAAAGCGCTGATGCTTGTGCAAAACGTAGGTCGTGAAGTGCGCGGGTTCGACCAGAGGAAGCACCAACACATCGCTGCGCTGCAGCGTCCGCATGTGTTCGGCGTCGGCCACGCCAACACCCTGCCCCACAGCCACGCGGGTCAGGTAGCCGGACAATGTCCGCGCCTCCGCCGCGATCACAGGAGACAAGACCTTCTCCCGCAGGACAGACGCCACCTGCCCGTGCAACCCCGGGTGAGTTGCCGAAGAGAATGATATTGCAGGAAAGGACATCAGTGCTCTCCATGACACTGCCTGACGCACAGCCAGCTCATGTTCCGGTGAGACAATTGCCACCATGGGGCTGTGCCATGCCGGTTGCTGAGCAATGGCCTCCTCATCCTGCAGGCCGAAGGAGAATCCAACATCCACCTCCTCGTTGCGCAGGGCTGCCAATAACTCCGCCGCATGCATCTCCCTGAGTTCCACAGGGGTGTCCGGAACAAGCCGACCCCAGCGGCTCAAGCAATCTGCCAGCCGTGGCTGCACCGTGCTGTCATCCACGCCTATACGCAGGGGCTCCCGATAGCGAGCATCAACGGCCCGTACCACGCGCTTGGCGCGCTCCAGCCGAATGAGCAGGCTGTGCGCATGATCAAGCAGCTTGGCCCCTGCTGGTGTGAGTTCCAGCCTGCGTGGAGCCCGTATGAAGAGCGTCACGCCCCACCGGTCCTCCAGATCGCGGATAGTGCGTGACAACGGGGTCTGATCAATGTGCACGCGCTCGGCGGCGCGGCGGAAGTTGAGCTCTTCAGCAATGGCGATGAAATAGCGCAGATGCCGTAGTTCGATCATTCAAAAAGATGCAATGCAAATCAGCGTCACATCCGCTCAAAGATTGCCGCAATGCCCTGGCCGCCGCCAATGCACATGGTCACCAGTGCGTAGCGGCCCTGAATGCGCTGCAGCTCGTGGATAGCTTTCACCGTGATCAGCGCACCCGTGGCACCAATGGGGTGACCCAGCGAAATGCCCGAACCGTTCGGGTTGACCTTGGTCGGGTCCAGGCCGAGTTCCTTGCTCACGGCGCAGGCCTGGGCAGCGAAGGCTTCGTTGGCTTCGATCACGTCCATGTCATTGACGGTGAGGCCTGCTTTCTGCAGTGCCAGGCGCGAGGCCGACACCGGGCCGATGCCCATGATGTTAGGG belongs to Acidovorax sp. YS12 and includes:
- a CDS encoding VirB3 family type IV secretion system protein; the encoded protein is MNLPHSLPPGFEVPLHRSLTEPILLGGAPRTVAIANGTLAAAVGLGLQLWVPGLVLWIAGHTLAVWGARVDPQFMPVFARHIKQRPLLDV
- a CDS encoding TrbC/VIRB2 family protein gives rise to the protein MTHPRLSVHPCLRAAALAALLLALTVPAQAAGSSMPWEAPLQSILESIQGPVARIIAVIIIIATGLTLAFGDTSGGFRRLIQIVFGLSIAFAASSFFLSFFSFSGGAVLA
- the trbB gene encoding P-type conjugative transfer ATPase TrbB, with the translated sequence MTGTSLLPAEPAQRRIRMLRTAMGPEIAAALEDPEVVEVLLNPDGSLWVDRLGTGREPTGAALPPAVAERIIRLVAAHVRAEVHAGLPILSAELPETGERFLGVLPPVVRSPSFAIRKRALRIMTLAQYVDDGILTEEQAAFLRCAVRERLNVVVAGGTSTGKTTLANALLDEIADTGDRVLILEDTVELQCRSDDHVGMRSEPGVTTMADLVRATLRLRPDRIVVGEVRGAEALDLLKAWGTGHPGGIATVHAGSAAGALTRLEQLVQEVSLAVPRALIAEAVNVIVFIAGRGHARRVREIVRVIGHDRDGYQLDGSLGPPFPPIQQVVASHSPSSTSSTKGESS
- a CDS encoding CopG family transcriptional regulator; this encodes MTRARLNIFVEPEHARRLEDLSAHRGVSKSSVIAAALASFLSPDATDQREAATAKRLDRLSRQFERLERDQAILIETVALYLRHYLTVALPVPEQQQEALRAQGRARYAQFIEQLARHIQRGRSLVREIHEEIGPLDGDVPVASVAPDGGEGGT
- a CDS encoding conjugal transfer protein TraG, whose amino-acid sequence is MASRSEGGKERASSAHTGILFGQITAVMGVTVCGVWVATQWTAHALGYQPRLGAAWFDLSGLPVYEPWKLFEWWYWYDAYAPEVFSRGGAIAASSGLLATGVAIGMAVWRSRLARRVTTYGSARWAEHEDIDKAGLTGPAGVFLGRAPGRDSSYLRHEGPEHVMAFAPTRSGKGVGLVVPTLLSWPGSAVVHDIKGENWHLTAGWRARFSHCLLFNPTDARSAAYNPLLEVRRGVHEVRDVQNIADILVDPEGALERRNHWEKTSHALLVGAILHVLYAGEDKTLRGVANFLSDPACPFEVTLHRMMSTPHLAVEQGSAPHPVVASAAREVLNKSENERSGVLSTAMSFLGLYRDPTVAEVTSRCDWRIADLIASAHPVSLYLVVPPSDISRTKPLIRLILNQIGRRLTESLDGSDGIERRHKLLLMLDEFPALGRLDFFESALAFMAGYGLRAFLIAQSLNQIDKAYGPNHAILDNCHVRIAFATNDERTAKRISDALGTATELRAQRNYAGHRLAPWLGHLMVSRQETARPLLTPGEVMQLPPDDAVVMVSGHAPIRARKLRYYQDRNFLVRVLPAPVLVGGGYADRPAGRSDDWSMLPVLAAASVAMAGGVGGAADEGGHQLKPDLEAAFVPSRDDGAQDLILLEDERDDDGAPLLPRDLDRQLVRNARLAALDPDDGIVL
- a CDS encoding LysR family transcriptional regulator, which gives rise to MIELRHLRYFIAIAEELNFRRAAERVHIDQTPLSRTIRDLEDRWGVTLFIRAPRRLELTPAGAKLLDHAHSLLIRLERAKRVVRAVDARYREPLRIGVDDSTVQPRLADCLSRWGRLVPDTPVELREMHAAELLAALRNEEVDVGFSFGLQDEEAIAQQPAWHSPMVAIVSPEHELAVRQAVSWRALMSFPAISFSSATHPGLHGQVASVLREKVLSPVIAAEARTLSGYLTRVAVGQGVGVADAEHMRTLQRSDVLVLPLVEPAHFTTYVLHKHQRFGLSESVQRFLTHVSTLT